DNA sequence from the Nitrospirae bacterium YQR-1 genome:
AGCGGAGTGGGAATATGCGTGTCGTAACGGGGAGAAATCAGATAAATATAGTTGGGGCAATAACTTACCATCGGGGAATATTGCAGATGAGGCTTTAAAGGCAAAGTATCCGGATTGGAAGATATGGACGGGTTATAATGATGGTTATGTCTATACAGCACCGGTAGGGAGTTATAAAGTAAGTGAAGCAGGACTGTATGATATGAGCGGTAATGTATGGGAGTGGGTAGAGGATGTATATGCAGCAGATGCATATAGCAAGCATTCACGTAATAACCCTATATATACAGGAAGTGGCGAGCGCCGTGTGTATCGTGGTGGTGGCTGGAGCCGCAACCCGCAGAATGTGCGATGTTCCCTCCGGTACTACTACACCCCAGGCTTCCGGAACAACAGCGTAGGCTTCCGCCTCAAGTATGTTAAGTAACCTTTTGGGTTTTTACATTTTTACCTTTTGTAAAATTTTTTAGTTTTCTAAGTTTTTTAGTTTTTAAAAACTCCCAATGCGAAGCGGGGGAGTTTTATTATTTTTTTTAGTCTGTAGTCTGTAAATCTTTAATAGTACCTTTGCTGTGCAAAGGTTGAAAATATTTTTTTGGTTTTTATGTCAATTTTGTATATATACGTAGCCTAACAACCTATATATACACAAAAGCCAATTATTACATTATAATACGAAATGCCTTTACGGATTTTAACGATACCATTTGATGGAGAGAAGGAGTGTTTCTTTGATGATGAAGTGCATAAATTTTGTTTGAATAAGAAAGTAAAACGAACAGAAACCCATTTTTTTCAAAATAATAACAAAGCATACTGGACAATACTGATAGAATATGACGATATATTAGAAGAGGAGAAAAACAATCATCAAATAAACCTAAACGAACCTGAGAAACTTCTTTACCAAAGGTTCCGTGAATGGCGGAAAAACAAAGCAGAGAGTGATGGTGTACCTGTTTATATCGTAGCAACGAACAGTGAGGTTATGGAACTTATTAAAAAGACGCCTAAAACCCTTGAGATATTGAGGACAATAAGGGGTTTCGGTAAGAAAAAGATAGAAAAATACGGCAAAGAAATCGTTGAGATTATAAACAACTTCTATACTGAGAAAAATGAAAGAAAATTATCCAATCTATGAAAAATGGACGAAGGTTTTGGACTGGATACTGTCAACAGTTGAAAAATATCCCAAAAGTGTGCGTTTTACCTTGGCAACTAAGATAGCAAATATGGGTTTAGATGTTATGGAAAAAATAATTGAGGCTATATATACGAAAAGGAGGTTGTATATATTACGAAGCATTAACCTATATATAGAGAAACTCAGGATATTTTTTAGAATAAGCATGGAAAGACGGTACATTTCTATAAATCAATATGAACATATTACGAGAGAACTTAACGAAGTGGGAATGATGGTTGGAGGATGGTTAAAAGTTGAAGCGGACAGGAAATCTGTTTAATCCTATTACTGATTTCAGAAATTTGTACATAGCCTTTAAAAAAGCATTTAAAGGCACTAATAGAACTGAGGAGTGTTTGGCTTTCCATTTTAATATGGAAAAGGAACTATTACAACTCCAAAAAGAGTTAAAAGAAAAATCATATAAACCAGGCGAGTATAAGAATTTTAAAATTTACGAACCA
Encoded proteins:
- a CDS encoding formylglycine-generating enzyme family protein — its product is AEWEYACRNGEKSDKYSWGNNLPSGNIADEALKAKYPDWKIWTGYNDGYVYTAPVGSYKVSEAGLYDMSGNVWEWVEDVYAADAYSKHSRNNPIYTGSGERRVYRGGGWSRNPQNVRCSLRYYYTPGFRNNSVGFRLKYVK
- a CDS encoding HRDC domain-containing protein; this translates as MNKKVKRTETHFFQNNNKAYWTILIEYDDILEEEKNNHQINLNEPEKLLYQRFREWRKNKAESDGVPVYIVATNSEVMELIKKTPKTLEILRTIRGFGKKKIEKYGKEIVEIINNFYTEKNERKLSNL
- the avd gene encoding diversity-generating retroelement protein Avd translates to MKENYPIYEKWTKVLDWILSTVEKYPKSVRFTLATKIANMGLDVMEKIIEAIYTKRRLYILRSINLYIEKLRIFFRISMERRYISINQYEHITRELNEVGMMVGGWLKVEADRKSV